A genomic region of Oncorhynchus mykiss isolate Arlee chromosome 4, USDA_OmykA_1.1, whole genome shotgun sequence contains the following coding sequences:
- the LOC118964504 gene encoding abscisic acid and environmental stress-inducible protein-like produces the protein MDRRCLKTDAACMEKSEAELSSPDTSGDAGYLAWIVVRSNGPDGGGADTDGGGADTDGGGADNDGGGADNGGGGADNDGGGADTDGGGADTDGGGANTDGGGANTDGGGVQWTL, from the coding sequence ATGGATAGGAGATGCTTAAAAACAGATGCAGCCTGTATGGAGAAGTCGGAGGCTGAGCTATCCAGCCCAGACACTTCAGGGGATGCGGGCTACTTGGCCTGGATAGTGGTGAGAAGCAATGGGCCTGATGGGGGAGGAGCCGACACGGATGGGGGAGGAGCCGACACTGATGGGGGAGGAGCCGACAATGATGGGGGAGGAGCCGACAATGGTGGGGGAGGAGCCGACAATGATGGGGGAGGAGCCGACACTGATGGTGGAGGAGCCGACACTGATGGGGGAGGAGCCAACACTGATGGGGGAGGAGCCAACACTGATGGGGGAGGTGTACAGTGGACACTGTAG